ATCTCATTAGAGGTGGCTAAGGTAGGTCTCAGTGAAGAATTTTATTGTATAGTTATCAAGACTAAGAACTTGGTAACTGTGCTGGTTGGGTTTTATGGGGATAAAACTTCTCTCTCATCTCATGAATCTCTCCCTCGTCTCTTCTTATAATAATACTGCCAAGCTGATGTGGTATGTTATTCAATGCTCATGAAATTTTTGATGGAACCCCCAATGCTAGACAAACTACCACTAGTATTGGGCATAGGGTTCGTTTAGTACCGGTCAGGCTGACCGGTACCGCctagccggtactaaatggagGACTGCATTCTATAGGTTGCAGCAACCGGTACTAAACGCGCCAcctagaaaaataaaaaaaaaatattACGAACCGCACACGCGACTTTGTCACGCGTAAATGCGCATGCATGGCCTCAAGGATTCGAACCTCCGGTCTTGCATGTAGCTTCCTTACCACCCCACCAACGCATCACATGTGACTGGATGGGAGATGCTTTCCATTTGAAGTAATCCGTGGGCGGACCATTTAGTAACGGGCTAAGACaccaaccggtactaaatgcCATTTAGTACCGTGTGGTGTCAttgaccggtactaaatggaCGCGCTATTTTACTATCGGGCCAACACACAATCCGGTACTAAATAATGATATTTAGTACCGGTCGATGTCTTGGCCCGATACTAAAATGGCCTAGGGGCTTTCAAATTTGGACCCGGTACTAAAATGGCTCTGTAGCAGCTTTAGTACCGGAAACAAATTATTTCCGGTACTAACATGCACGACGAAAGTTCATTTTTCTTATAGTGTCCCATTGAGACTTGCATAACCATCAATATCCCGATATAATTTTTTTGTAAAAGTgtaagagcatctccagcaaTGGCCCTCAAATCAGAAGTAACGGCTCCCACTATTTTTTAGACTAGTTTTTTAACCTCAAGTCCAGCAGTGGCTTCTAAATCTCATCTTCTTTTTGTCAGTGGATAGAGGATTCCCCAGAGACCGTCCAGAAATAGAGGGCGGAGGAAGAGATTCAGAGACCTTCCCAAAATTGAGGCTTTAGTAGAGGATCTGCTAGAGTGTGATTTTTTTATTCCACCCTACAAATTCAAGATGGAGGCTTATTTAGAGAGGGTACGCTGTTTGTGTTGCCTCAGAGCGTTAGGTTGGATACTTGAATTCACCTGGGTACAATTCTATCCCGCATTATTCACTTGTGTCATTTGGTGTATGCCCACATATTTTCATGACTTTTGTTTGAAAGAGGATGACAGGCATATATTTCATTAGTTCTCAGAATGTATGTGCACTGAGCATAATCCTTCGACATTTAATATTATTTGGTCAATTTATGTCTATAATTTTATCTCACCACTGTACCAAACCTATCGAATATGTAGTAGTACTATTTTGTGGATGCCCGTAAGTCCATGCTTCATCGTCGGGCACTCGAATGCTTCCAACGGTGGTTGTACCGGAAAGAGAACCATAGAATCTGCACAGATGAAAAGTCAAATAGATCCTTTGAAAACAAAAGGTCAAATAGATAACCAATCAGTTTGCCGGTCGAGATCCTAAGAATAATGAAAGATGTGGACATGGCAGCTTCTGGTTATGTGAAAAATTAATTCACAAAAAACAAAAGACGTGTCGTCATAATTGGTGAAAAAAATAAACATGTAGAAGATGCGCTTCCAGTATTTATTAACCTACTATTCTACTCCTTGCATTTCAAATTATACTTCactttgtcctaagtcaaactgaTGACCAGGTTATACAAAAAAAACATCACATCTAGAGCATCAGATTAGATTCATTGCATCCACCATAAAGTATGTGTTGAAACAGCCAGTATTATTATGGTTTATTAGTCGATATTATGTGGGCTACAAATATCCCCGGCCCCGAAAAAATCGTGGATGTATAAAAGTTTCTATGGTAGCAAAATATACTCAGAAAGTCTATTGTCAAGAGAAGATAAGATATATATGTATAAATTTGTTCTCTTTATAACATGTATAATAAAATCCTTCTCTTTATAACATGTATAATAAAATCCTTCTTTCGAGTATATACTAATATTTCGACATACCCACCCAGCAACTTTTCAGATCTGCAACCCATTAAAACTGCAAGTAATGTCTGCGAGACTAAACTCAGTAATTAGTCAATGTCGTGCTGACAAATGATTCAGACGTTGTTGAATCCCTTGCACCCAGGTGTCTTTGATGCCAGCCCAAGAAGACCGCCAACTCCTTCCGCATCGTGACTTGAATTTCCATGAATTTTGTTTGTTATGATGGAGATGCTCCAGCAGACTAGGTCGTATTTCTTGCAGGAATTGGGTTTCTTGGCAGACTATAAATTTACGCATTTGGTGATCTGCTAAACACAAATCGACTCCAGCCATGACCACTACCAGCATGAAGCTCATTTTGTCTGTCGTCCCCATCCTAGTTGTAGGGTTTATACCAGAATTAAGCACCGGTAATGACCACGGGCAATTCGTCTACGCTGGCTTCACCAACAGCAACCTCACCCTAGACGGCGCAGCTAGAATCACGTCGACCGGCGTAATCGAGCTGACAAATGATACAGCCCGGATCAAGGGCCATGCAGTTTACCCGTCTCCACTGCGCTTCCGCCTGTCCCCTGATGGCATGGTGCAATCCTTCTCTACCTCCTTTGTGTTTGGTATCCTCTCTTCATTTGGCGACATAAGGGGCCATGGCTTTGCCTTCTTCATTGGCCCAAGCAATGATTTCACTGAAGCTTTTCCACTCCAATTTTTGGGGCTCATCAACTCCACAAACAATGGCAGTTCGATCAACCAAATCTTTGCCATTGAGTTTGACACCATCCTAAATACCGAGTTTGGGGACATCGACAACAACCATGTTGGCATCGACATCAACAGCCTCAACTCTCTGAGATCCCACCCAGCTGGTTTCTACAATAACGGTAAGAACAGCACGTTCACAAACCTATCCCTCATTGGAAGTGGGCCAATCCAAACTTGGGTAGAGTATGATGGAAACACAACACAGATTAGTGTGACCTTAGCTCCTCTTGGCATGGAAAAACCTGTGAGGCCACTCCTCTCTTTAACCTTCAACCTCTCGACAGTTCTCAAAGAACAATCATACATTGGCTTCTCGTCTTCGACAGGCTTATCCACAGGGCATCACTGTGTGCTTGGATGGAGTTTTGGCATGAATAGTCCTGCTCCAACAATCGACTCCACCAAACTACCCAAATTACCTTATCTTGGCCCAAGACCTCCATCTAAACTCTTAGAGATCATTCTACCAATTGCGTCTGCAGTTTTGGTATTAGCTATTGGCACTATAGCTGTTATACTTGTGAGGAGACATCTTAGATATAAGGAGGTACACGAAGATTGGGAGGTTGAGTATGGTCCACACCGATTTGCTTACAAAGATTTATATTTTGCCACCAAAGGATTTAGTTCCAAGAATTTGATAGGGGTAGGTGGGTTTGGAAGGGTGTACAAGGGAGTTCTTTCCACATCAAAATCAGAGGTTGCAGTAAAGAGGGTATCGTACAACTCGAAGCAGGGAATAAAACAATTTGTTGCTGAAGTGGTAAGTATGGGGCATCTTCAACACAAGAATGTTGTGAAATTATTTGGGTATTGTAGGCGAAAAGGTGAACTCCTTCTAGTGTATGAGTATATGGAGAATGGAAGTCTTGACAAGTACTTGTACGGTGAGGAGAGGAGGTCCACCTTAGATTGGGGACAAAGGTTTAAAATTATCAAAGCAATTGCGTCAGGCTTGCTCTACCTCCATGAGGAATGGGACAAAGTGGTCATCCATCGCGATGTCAAGCCAAACAATgtgcttcttgacaaagagatgAATGGACGACTCGGAGATTTCGGCCTCGCTAAATTGTATGATCATGGCACCGACCCACAAACTACACATGTTGTTGGCACAATAGGATACCTAGCCCCAGAGCTAGTACACAGAGGCAAGGCAACTACTCTAACTGATGTGTTTGCCTTTGGTATTTTCATTCTTGAGGTTACCTGTGGAAGAAAGGCATTGACTGAAGACACCCACAACCACCAGGTCATGTTGATCGATTGGGTGATTCAGAACTGGAATAAAGATTCACTCCTTGATTCAGTGGATACCAAACTCCAAGGTAACTATGATATTGATGAGGCATTCCTTGCATTGAAGTTAGGGTTGCTGTGCTCTCATCCATTTCCAGATGCAAGACCGAAGATGCGGCAAGTTTTGCAGTATCTCGAGGGTGATGTGCCACTACCAGAGCTACTACCAGCACACTTCAGCTTTCATATGTTGGCCTTAATGAAGAATGAAGGACGTTTTGGCTCATCCATAGTGTCATTGTACCCATCACCAACGATGATGGACGTCGGTTCAATATCCTTCTCTCTTGATGGAAGATGACGAAGTAACCTTGCTGTCTTCACCGCTTGCTCTTCTCGCACACTAAAATCTGGGTCAAATACTCAAATATATAATGCGATGCCCTAAGGATGTATATACAACAAATATACATGGCGATAACTTCCATGAGTCActtcttttgtaataatgtttcgCAGTAGAGGATTCTACTGTAGATACTATTGATCGATGCTCTGTCGATGTACAAGAAAATCAGATTGCTACCCCACGACATTTTTCTTTGTGATAGCTTTGTACATGAAGAAATTAGCACATACGGAGTACTACACACCTCGTCTTCTTGTTAGTGCTACATGCATGGGAAAGGTCATGGAAAGGTAATGCAAATAATGCATATTTAGGATTCGTCAAACCAGCAAATTAGCACCTACTAGCTACGTACCTCTGTTTTATTGTACAATGTGCAAATTGCCCCTTCTCTCCATCCCCAAGGCTCAGACCTGCTCTCGTCCATTTCTTCTCAAATAACCATGAACACAAGCTCTAGACAAGAAAAAATAACAGATTCTTCTCTACCAAATCCCTCGGAAAGCTTGGCTAGAACATTCAGATATAAGCTTGTCAATGCGCGAGCTATCAGCTGTAGCTAAAGAACTGATAATTGAAAAAGGGGGAAAGATGGAGCCAGAAGGAAAGGACGAACTAGCTCTTGTGCTGATGGTTTGGGGCAGAGTCATCACAGATCTAAGAACTCTAATCGGCCTTACACCCTTGGGATTCCTTGAGGTTTCTAGCTAAGGGGGTGGCCTGGTTGACTAATCAACTTATGCAATATGCATTCAGTTTGATCAACAGGGTTTTTTGAGGAAGCCAAACCATACAAATGGACTGATTGATAAGAGAACAAGGCCCAAGAGGCTTCCTCTTTTCACATTTGAAATAGAAACATAATATCTACATGAATGAATCAACTTACCAATGTTCTgtcaaagaaaaaaataaattaaaacCATTACGTGGCTTATCCATTAAAATGTTTTCATACATTGGAATGAAACAGAATTATTTAGGATCACAAATTAATCACGCTCTGAAACAAGTTCTTCAGTAATCATCGTGTGTATGTCACACCACCAGAAGCATCATGGAAAACAAAAAACAACTAGTAGTTCCAGCAGTAATAGGATTTCCGAGAGGCCTTCAGGACCAGTCTGCTCAAAATACCTACCAAGGCTGATAAAATATGTTTTGCATTGGGGAAGGTACTGACTTCATGCACCAACTGGCAGCATGAAACTATCTAACACGGCAAATGAATTCATCTGCTGGTCCAATCATGTCACTGAACATTTTGTAGTCATTCAGACCAATGCGAGAGGAGCATTCCTTGACTTCACTCCTCCAGTCTATTATATTGTGTCTCTCCTGAGGTTCTTGCGCTCATACCATCCAAGAGGATTCTTGAGCTCAATATATACTTTGCTTTACATGCGACAATAATTTCCATGGCTTTGCTATCGCTCATCTGGACTTCTCATGGATTACTCTTGTCATCCAGTTATTCCTAATTGAATAACAATCCACACAAATTGATATGTTATTTCCTGTTACCAATCAAGAGAGAAATGCTGAAGCTGAAACCACCACAATTTTATTAACTACGAAGAAGTGTAGAACAATTCTTAGTCTAGGCAGTGATGGATGGACCCCTATTTCCACCTGGCAAAACAATTTTTCGAATCTGGACATAGAAAAGCAAAGACCTAATCAATGCAATCTTGCCAAGATCTCATTGATTTAACTAGGCCTCGACGACCATAGTTGATGCATCATTGGGCCATTTCAATGTTAAGTAACCAATTGAAGCTTTGGCATACAGATATTTAGGTTCACACATGTATGCATCTTCGATGAATTAATTCTATACTAGTTCGACTTTTAATTTCCTTGTGCTAGTTTTATGCAGGTTTCAGGATTAATTCTGCATTTCACTTGACCTAAGCATCTCAGGGCCTTATTTTTGAAACACAGATCATCAAAATTGAGGAATAGGAGTAAGAAAGGATTAGAGCGCCCCTTGCTTCTTTACTCCATCTAATATAAATTGAGAAGACACAGGATTACTTTGACTGGTCATTTGGATGAAGCAAAAACATGAATCAGTGATGAGAGAGATAGACACATAAAAATTCCAAAGATGTTGGATCATGCTAGAAACTCTTCCAAATTCCTATGGAACAACACATCTCAAAGGGATTTCATAGGAATTATATATAGATGTTTATTTCTTGGCTCAAGCAAAGGGTTCCATAGGAAAATTTCCCATTGGATTCAATTGACTTAAAATATTGAGAAGATAGCAATTTTTCTAGCTATAAATGTTTAGCATGGTACACCAATCGTAGTTGCAGAAGAATTGAAT
The genomic region above belongs to Panicum hallii strain FIL2 chromosome 4, PHallii_v3.1, whole genome shotgun sequence and contains:
- the LOC112888377 gene encoding L-type lectin-domain containing receptor kinase IV.1-like; protein product: MTTTSMKLILSVVPILVVGFIPELSTGNDHGQFVYAGFTNSNLTLDGAARITSTGVIELTNDTARIKGHAVYPSPLRFRLSPDGMVQSFSTSFVFGILSSFGDIRGHGFAFFIGPSNDFTEAFPLQFLGLINSTNNGSSINQIFAIEFDTILNTEFGDIDNNHVGIDINSLNSLRSHPAGFYNNGKNSTFTNLSLIGSGPIQTWVEYDGNTTQISVTLAPLGMEKPVRPLLSLTFNLSTVLKEQSYIGFSSSTGLSTGHHCVLGWSFGMNSPAPTIDSTKLPKLPYLGPRPPSKLLEIILPIASAVLVLAIGTIAVILVRRHLRYKEVHEDWEVEYGPHRFAYKDLYFATKGFSSKNLIGVGGFGRVYKGVLSTSKSEVAVKRVSYNSKQGIKQFVAEVVSMGHLQHKNVVKLFGYCRRKGELLLVYEYMENGSLDKYLYGEERRSTLDWGQRFKIIKAIASGLLYLHEEWDKVVIHRDVKPNNVLLDKEMNGRLGDFGLAKLYDHGTDPQTTHVVGTIGYLAPELVHRGKATTLTDVFAFGIFILEVTCGRKALTEDTHNHQVMLIDWVIQNWNKDSLLDSVDTKLQGNYDIDEAFLALKLGLLCSHPFPDARPKMRQVLQYLEGDVPLPELLPAHFSFHMLALMKNEGRFGSSIVSFYKCLILFSLALSVISSTTATVEDQFVYSGFSRSNLDLDGAATITPDGVLELTNHTVHIKGHAFYRTPWRFRKSPGEVVQSFSVTFVFGMVPIYSDQCTDGMTFLISPTKDFSGAQTSQYLGLLNKTSDGKSNHIFAVELDSSQNTEFNDIDDNHIGININSLTSIQSRPAAFYDDNNGMLKNLSMVSHKEMQVWVDYDGDTTQINVTLAPLRLPKPSRPLLSAAYNLSTVLEDPSYIGFSASTGPINSLYCVTGWSLGINRPAPLIDITKLPKLPHVGPKPRSKLLEIILPIATAIFIFLVGTTVILLVRRRMKYAEINEDWEAEFGPHRFSYKDLFNATDGFNNKNLLGLGGFGKVYRGLLSVTKSEVAVKRVSHESKQGIKEFVAEIVSIGRLRHRNLVQLLGYCRRKGELLLVYEYMSNGSLDKYLHCEEDKPTLNWTQRFQIIKGVASGLFYLHERWEKVVIHRDIKASNVLLDSEMNGRLGDFGLARLYDHGTDLQTTHVVGTMGYLAPELARTGKATTLTDVYAFGIFILEVTCGQRPINSHADDSSQILVDWVVEHWHKGSLTYTLDSRLQGNYNSHEVSLALNLGLLCAHPFCNVRPSMRQVIQYLNGEMPLPELTPTNLSFSVLGLMQNEGFDQYSSLPSAVGSSCMTSSLSSGR